A single genomic interval of Cellvibrio sp. PSBB023 harbors:
- a CDS encoding NAD(P)H-dependent oxidoreductase: MRILGFSGGLSVPSKTHGLVNAIVERFATRAKVEAEVIDLAQVATGFGGALYRQHLPSELKSVLERIEAADVLVVASPVYRAAYPGLFKHVFDLIERDALEGKAVILAANGGSAHHALILESHLRPLFNSLGSFTVPTGIYSQSSDFDGYYLSNPSVLERVDVAINEVLRLQRGLLPAVAKSEPEGAFV; encoded by the coding sequence ATGCGTATTTTAGGTTTTTCTGGCGGATTGAGCGTTCCGTCAAAAACACATGGATTGGTTAATGCAATTGTTGAACGCTTTGCAACCAGAGCCAAGGTGGAGGCTGAAGTGATTGATCTGGCGCAGGTCGCGACGGGTTTCGGTGGTGCTTTGTATCGTCAACATTTACCGTCGGAATTGAAATCAGTGCTGGAGCGTATTGAAGCAGCAGATGTATTGGTTGTGGCATCGCCGGTGTACCGTGCTGCATACCCCGGGTTATTCAAGCATGTGTTTGATTTGATAGAACGCGACGCCCTGGAAGGGAAGGCGGTGATCTTGGCTGCCAATGGTGGCAGTGCGCACCACGCTTTAATTTTGGAAAGTCATTTACGTCCACTGTTTAATAGTTTGGGTTCTTTCACTGTACCGACGGGTATTTATAGTCAGTCCTCGGATTTTGACGGTTACTACCTGAGTAATCCCAGTGTATTGGAGCGGGTAGATGTAGCCATTAATGAAGTGCTGCGTTTACAGCGCGGTCTATTACCTGCCGTCGCCAAATCAGAACCCGAAGGGGCATTTGTCTAA
- a CDS encoding sulfurtransferase → MSLLKSISYGVGVALFAITSATHAASEFLVSTEWLEKNINEKNIRILEVSVDTGQFERGHIPNASNINWHTDLVDPVKRDIASRENFQQLLRNAGINKDSTVILYGDNNNWFAAWGAWVFDVYGVNNVKLLDGGRKKWESEGRPLSVKQTSVKPGNISLAEANPALRAYLSDVVSVAKQENTTTKLVDIRSADEYSGKIFAPAGVQELSIRAGHIPGAVNVPWGQAVAADGTFKSAEELRKVYAAVGIDGTKPIITYCRIGERSSHTWFALKKILGYDVKNYDGSWTEYGNSVGVPVANLSGTVWGGK, encoded by the coding sequence ATGTCACTTTTAAAATCCATCAGTTACGGCGTTGGCGTAGCACTTTTCGCCATTACCAGCGCGACTCACGCTGCCAGTGAATTTTTGGTTTCTACCGAATGGCTCGAGAAAAATATCAACGAAAAAAATATTCGCATTCTTGAAGTGAGTGTTGACACAGGACAGTTTGAGCGTGGCCACATCCCCAATGCGAGCAATATTAATTGGCATACTGATCTGGTTGATCCAGTAAAACGTGATATCGCCTCCCGTGAGAACTTCCAACAATTGTTGCGCAATGCCGGGATCAATAAAGACTCAACCGTTATTCTCTATGGTGACAATAACAATTGGTTCGCCGCATGGGGTGCGTGGGTTTTTGATGTATACGGTGTGAATAACGTTAAATTATTAGATGGCGGACGCAAAAAATGGGAGAGCGAAGGCCGCCCACTCTCGGTTAAACAAACCAGTGTTAAACCCGGCAACATTAGCCTTGCAGAAGCGAACCCGGCACTTCGCGCCTATTTGAGCGATGTTGTGAGTGTGGCCAAGCAAGAAAATACCACGACAAAATTAGTCGACATTCGATCTGCCGATGAATATAGCGGTAAAATTTTTGCGCCTGCCGGTGTACAGGAACTGTCTATTCGCGCCGGACATATTCCAGGCGCCGTTAATGTTCCTTGGGGGCAAGCTGTAGCGGCCGATGGTACATTTAAATCTGCTGAAGAGTTGCGCAAAGTCTATGCCGCTGTAGGAATTGATGGAACCAAGCCTATTATTACCTACTGCAGAATTGGTGAGCGCTCCAGTCATACCTGGTTCGCACTCAAGAAAATTCTGGGCTACGATGTAAAAAATTACGATGGTTCCTGGACTGAATACGGCAACTCTGTGGGCGTTCCGGTTGCCAACCTGAGCGGTACTGTGTGGGGCGGCAAGTAA
- a CDS encoding YeeE/YedE family protein — MSFVFSTHWLQRSTALLITSALITASMQLANQYERDLSLSLILGALFGTLLQRSKFCFFCISRDFIEQRNSHGLLGLITALAIGLVGYTAIYGAILPVAAEGRFPPDAHIGPVSWVLAFAALIFGIGMGLSGSCISAHLYRLGEGAFASVFALIGVILGFIAGFQSWNPLYLGFIQNAPVIWLPHTFGYGGALLVQLSVLAFIAVLLMKYHRAITSHRAPNPTVEHGSFFIALFVNRWPTYVGGILIGFVATIAYFRIAPLGVTAELGSIARTTGSWLEAIPARLEGLDSFSGCATAVKETLLSVNGVFVTGLVLASFASALWSGQFAPERPSPQKIVRHFIGGLLMGWASMTALGCTVGSLLSGIMAGALSGWIFAALCFAGLWLTLLLRQRISWLQ; from the coding sequence ATGAGTTTTGTCTTTTCAACACACTGGTTGCAACGCAGCACTGCCCTGCTCATTACGAGTGCACTAATCACAGCCAGCATGCAACTGGCCAATCAATACGAACGTGATTTATCACTCTCACTCATCCTGGGCGCCCTGTTTGGCACCCTGTTGCAACGATCAAAATTTTGTTTTTTTTGCATCAGCCGTGATTTTATTGAACAGCGAAATAGCCATGGATTACTCGGGCTCATCACCGCACTGGCAATTGGCCTTGTGGGTTACACCGCTATTTATGGTGCAATATTGCCTGTCGCCGCTGAAGGCCGGTTCCCACCGGATGCACACATTGGCCCCGTATCCTGGGTGCTCGCATTCGCCGCGTTAATCTTTGGTATCGGCATGGGCCTTTCCGGTTCTTGCATCAGTGCGCATTTATATCGTTTAGGTGAAGGCGCCTTTGCCTCGGTGTTTGCATTGATTGGTGTTATCTTGGGGTTTATCGCCGGCTTTCAAAGCTGGAATCCCTTGTATTTAGGCTTTATACAGAACGCGCCTGTCATCTGGTTACCACACACCTTTGGTTATGGCGGTGCATTACTGGTGCAATTAAGTGTGTTGGCATTTATCGCTGTACTACTTATGAAATATCATCGTGCCATCACATCACATCGCGCACCAAACCCGACGGTTGAGCATGGATCTTTTTTTATCGCATTGTTTGTGAATCGCTGGCCCACCTATGTTGGCGGCATACTTATAGGTTTCGTTGCCACCATCGCGTATTTTCGTATTGCACCCTTAGGAGTTACTGCGGAGTTGGGCAGCATTGCGCGCACCACCGGTAGCTGGCTGGAGGCTATTCCCGCTCGCCTGGAAGGACTGGATAGTTTTTCTGGCTGCGCCACAGCAGTCAAAGAAACCTTGCTCTCAGTCAATGGTGTTTTTGTTACTGGCTTGGTGCTTGCGTCATTTGCATCCGCATTATGGAGCGGACAATTTGCACCTGAACGTCCATCGCCACAAAAAATTGTTCGTCACTTTATCGGTGGTTTACTCATGGGCTGGGCAAGCATGACGGCACTGGGTTGCACTGTTGGCTCCCTCTTGTCCGGAATTATGGCAGGCGCATTATCCGGCTGGATATTTGCTGCACTCTGCTTTGCTGGTTTGTGGCTGACGCTACTTCTGCGGCAAAGAATATCCTGGCTGCAATGA
- the cysW gene encoding sulfate ABC transporter permease subunit CysW — translation MKYTPRKPEGFAKGLLFLGVLLVVVLLILPLLLIFVAAFQGGWTLFAQNLLDKDMLAAIRLTLLVVLLTLPVNLVFGIMIAWCVTRFRFWGRRVIVALIDAPYALSPVVAGLCYLLLYGSEGWLGSWLGDFGIQLVFAWPGIVLVTIFVTSPYVARELIPLMETQGHEEEEAAVLLGASGWRLFWRVTLPNIKWALLYGAVLTTARAVGEFGSVSVISGAIRGQTNTLPLHVQLLHQDYNSIGAFTASLLLASIALLTLVLKTILEYFQREKNSEV, via the coding sequence ATGAAATACACTCCACGTAAACCGGAAGGCTTTGCCAAAGGCTTGTTATTTCTTGGTGTGCTCCTTGTTGTTGTTTTGTTGATTCTGCCATTGTTGTTGATTTTTGTGGCGGCCTTTCAAGGTGGTTGGACGCTCTTTGCGCAGAATTTGCTTGATAAGGATATGCTCGCCGCGATTCGGCTTACATTATTAGTTGTGCTCTTAACGTTGCCAGTAAATCTGGTGTTTGGAATCATGATCGCCTGGTGCGTAACGCGGTTTCGCTTTTGGGGGCGACGTGTGATTGTGGCATTAATTGATGCTCCCTATGCACTCTCACCCGTTGTTGCCGGGCTGTGCTATTTATTGCTGTACGGTAGTGAAGGCTGGTTGGGTAGTTGGTTGGGCGATTTTGGAATTCAATTGGTATTTGCCTGGCCTGGTATAGTATTAGTAACTATTTTTGTCACCAGCCCTTATGTCGCCCGCGAGTTAATTCCACTTATGGAAACACAGGGACACGAGGAAGAAGAGGCCGCTGTCTTGTTGGGTGCCAGTGGTTGGCGTCTGTTCTGGCGGGTGACTTTACCCAATATTAAATGGGCTTTGTTGTACGGTGCGGTACTGACAACAGCGAGGGCAGTGGGTGAGTTTGGCTCTGTATCGGTGATCTCGGGGGCAATTCGCGGGCAGACTAATACCTTGCCGCTGCATGTGCAGTTGTTGCATCAGGACTACAATAGTATCGGTGCATTTACCGCATCCTTGCTTCTTGCATCTATTGCACTGTTAACACTCGTACTGAAAACCATTCTTGAATATTTTCAGCGCGAAAAAAACAGCGAAGTATAA
- the cysT gene encoding sulfate ABC transporter permease subunit CysT produces MSRFGSRLFSNPKGIFSRPKPVLPGLTLSLGLSVVYLSLIVLLPAIMLVLKAAEITWNELLFYFTDPRLIASFKVTFLAAALASIIDGIVGLLLAWILVRYEFRGRKFIDTLIDLPFALPTAVAGLTLSALFAANGWIGQWLAPLGITISYSFYGIILAMMFTSLPFVVRTIQPVLEDFSPEYEEAAVSLGANRAQIFYRIVWPHIFPAFLLGIGLAFVRSLGEFGAVIFIAGNMPYSTEVVSLMVFTYIGEYNYVAASTVALSILIVSLVFLLLIQLLQKYYQLPKSRSMP; encoded by the coding sequence TTGTCTAGATTTGGTTCGCGTTTATTTTCCAATCCAAAAGGTATTTTCTCTCGACCAAAACCTGTATTGCCTGGACTCACACTCAGCCTGGGGCTGAGTGTTGTCTATTTAAGCCTAATTGTTTTGTTGCCTGCGATTATGTTGGTACTGAAGGCGGCAGAAATCACATGGAATGAACTGCTCTTCTATTTTACTGATCCGCGGTTGATTGCCAGTTTTAAAGTAACATTTCTCGCTGCCGCACTGGCTTCTATTATTGATGGCATAGTGGGATTGCTATTAGCCTGGATTCTGGTGCGCTATGAATTTCGCGGTAGAAAATTCATTGATACATTAATCGACTTGCCCTTTGCATTGCCGACTGCTGTAGCGGGGTTGACTTTGTCTGCACTCTTTGCGGCGAATGGTTGGATTGGCCAGTGGTTGGCGCCCTTGGGTATTACGATTTCCTATAGTTTTTACGGCATCATTCTTGCCATGATGTTCACCAGCTTGCCTTTTGTGGTACGCACTATTCAGCCGGTACTGGAGGATTTTTCTCCAGAGTATGAGGAGGCGGCTGTATCGCTGGGGGCTAACCGTGCACAAATTTTCTATCGCATAGTGTGGCCCCATATTTTTCCTGCTTTTTTATTGGGAATAGGTTTGGCTTTTGTGCGTAGCCTTGGCGAATTTGGTGCGGTAATCTTTATTGCCGGCAATATGCCTTACAGTACAGAAGTGGTATCGCTAATGGTGTTTACCTACATTGGTGAATACAACTATGTGGCAGCATCGACGGTTGCCTTGTCAATTTTAATTGTCTCGCTGGTGTTTTTGCTGCTGATCCAGTTGCTACAAAAATATTATCAATTGCCTAAATCCCGGTCCATGCCATGA
- the cysP gene encoding thiosulfate ABC transporter substrate-binding protein CysP — protein MIQSKGLRVVGLSVLLALSGTVSAAQEILNASYDVSRELFAVINPKFQEHWQKTHGSVITVQQSHAGSSAQAASILQGLKADVVTFNQSTDIDVLHEKGNHVSPDWRKKFANNSSPFYSTTAFLVRKGNPKGIKDWDDLARSDVKLVFPNPKTSGNARYTYLAAWIYAKDKFKADDAKSRDFVSKVLGNVVVFDTGGRGATTSFVERELGDVLLTFESEVNLIRKQYGEDKYDIVVPKISVLAEFPVAVVEKVTKEKGTEQAATEYLNYLYSEDAQRVLADFFYRVHNPKVKAEYAAQFPELKLVAVEDVFGSWNKVNAEHFGTGGILDQLLRQAKK, from the coding sequence ATGATTCAATCCAAAGGGTTAAGAGTTGTTGGTCTTTCCGTTTTATTGGCATTGTCCGGAACAGTGAGTGCTGCACAAGAAATATTAAACGCATCTTACGATGTGTCGCGCGAGCTGTTTGCGGTAATTAATCCAAAGTTTCAAGAGCATTGGCAGAAAACCCATGGTTCTGTCATTACGGTGCAGCAGTCCCATGCGGGATCATCGGCACAGGCGGCTTCCATTCTTCAGGGTTTAAAGGCAGATGTAGTGACCTTTAACCAGTCCACGGATATTGATGTGCTGCATGAGAAGGGTAATCACGTCAGCCCGGACTGGCGTAAAAAGTTTGCTAATAATAGCTCACCTTTTTACTCCACTACGGCATTTCTTGTGCGCAAGGGTAATCCCAAAGGCATTAAAGATTGGGATGACCTTGCCCGCAGTGATGTGAAACTGGTATTTCCCAACCCTAAAACCTCAGGCAATGCGCGCTATACATACTTGGCTGCCTGGATTTACGCCAAAGACAAATTTAAAGCCGATGATGCCAAGAGTCGTGATTTTGTGAGCAAAGTGCTCGGTAATGTCGTGGTGTTTGATACTGGTGGTCGCGGTGCAACCACTTCATTTGTAGAGCGTGAGCTGGGCGATGTGTTGTTGACCTTTGAATCCGAAGTCAATTTGATTCGCAAGCAGTATGGCGAAGACAAGTATGACATTGTTGTGCCCAAGATCAGTGTGCTTGCCGAGTTCCCCGTTGCTGTCGTGGAAAAGGTAACAAAAGAAAAAGGTACCGAGCAGGCTGCCACTGAGTATTTGAATTATTTATACTCTGAAGATGCCCAGCGTGTACTGGCAGATTTTTTCTACCGTGTGCACAATCCTAAAGTGAAAGCTGAATATGCCGCTCAATTTCCGGAGTTGAAGCTGGTTGCAGTTGAGGATGTATTTGGTAGCTGGAATAAAGTGAATGCGGAACACTTTGGTACCGGCGGTATTTTGGATCAATTGCTTCGTCAGGCGAAAAAATAA
- a CDS encoding O-acetylhomoserine aminocarboxypropyltransferase/cysteine synthase family protein produces MSDNWKFETQSVHAGYSPDPTTKAVAVPIYQTAAYAFDSAQHGADLFDLKVAGNIYTRIMNPTNDVLEKRIAALEGGIAGLALASGQAAVAYSIQTIAEAGDNIISSTALYGGTYNLFAHTFPQYGITTRFADHLNPDSFEPLIDEKTKAIFVESLGNPQGNVTDIAKIAEIAHRHGIPLIVDNTVATPYLLRPIEHGADIVVHSLTKYLGGHGTSIGGAIVDSGKFPWAQHKERFKRLNEPDVSYHGVVYTEALGAAAYIGRARVVPLRNTGAALSPFNAFLILQGIETLALRMDRINDNTQKIAEYLQQHAKVSWVNYAGLPNNSYYPLAQKYLGGKGSGLLTFGVKADDGRAAGARFLDALQLFTRLVNIGDAKSLATHPASTTHRQLSPEELQKSGVGEDTVRLSIGIEHIDDLLADLEQALNQV; encoded by the coding sequence ATGTCTGATAACTGGAAATTTGAAACCCAATCTGTTCACGCAGGTTATTCACCCGATCCGACCACTAAAGCAGTTGCTGTACCTATTTACCAAACTGCCGCCTATGCGTTTGATAGTGCACAACATGGCGCTGATTTATTTGACTTGAAAGTTGCCGGTAATATTTATACCCGTATCATGAACCCCACCAATGATGTGCTGGAAAAACGCATCGCTGCATTGGAAGGTGGTATTGCCGGGTTAGCGCTCGCTTCTGGCCAGGCTGCAGTCGCTTATTCCATTCAAACAATCGCTGAGGCCGGCGACAATATTATTTCCTCTACTGCCCTTTATGGCGGAACCTACAATTTATTTGCGCACACCTTTCCACAATACGGCATTACTACGCGCTTTGCCGATCACTTGAATCCCGATAGTTTTGAGCCTTTGATCGACGAAAAGACCAAAGCTATTTTTGTGGAATCTCTCGGCAACCCCCAAGGCAATGTAACGGATATTGCAAAAATTGCGGAAATCGCTCATCGCCATGGTATTCCGCTGATTGTCGATAACACTGTAGCCACCCCCTATTTATTGCGCCCGATTGAACACGGTGCCGATATTGTTGTGCATTCATTAACCAAATACCTGGGTGGACATGGCACCAGTATTGGTGGTGCCATTGTGGATTCAGGCAAATTCCCCTGGGCACAACACAAAGAGCGCTTCAAACGCTTAAACGAACCCGATGTAAGTTATCACGGTGTGGTTTATACCGAGGCACTGGGCGCTGCCGCTTACATTGGGCGCGCTCGCGTAGTACCACTGCGCAACACCGGTGCGGCACTTTCACCCTTTAATGCGTTTTTGATTTTGCAAGGCATAGAAACATTGGCTTTGCGTATGGATCGCATTAACGACAATACGCAAAAAATTGCAGAATATTTGCAACAACACGCCAAGGTCAGTTGGGTAAATTACGCAGGCCTGCCCAACAATAGTTATTACCCATTAGCACAAAAATATCTGGGAGGAAAAGGTTCAGGGTTATTAACCTTTGGAGTTAAAGCCGATGACGGCCGCGCAGCGGGCGCTCGCTTTTTGGATGCACTGCAATTGTTTACACGCCTGGTAAATATTGGCGATGCAAAATCCTTAGCGACGCACCCTGCATCAACCACTCACCGCCAGTTATCACCGGAAGAGCTACAAAAATCCGGCGTAGGTGAAGATACCGTGCGCCTCTCTATTGGCATTGAACATATTGATGATTTGTTGGCAGACCTTGAGCAAGCCTTAAATCAAGTCTAA
- a CDS encoding peroxiredoxin yields the protein MSLRLGDEAPDFTQESTQGTINFHQWLGDSWGVLFSHPADFTPVCTTELGLTAKLKDEFSKRNVKAIALSVDPVDSHNRWIDDINETQLTQVNFPILADADRKVATLYDMIHPNANATLTVRSLFIIDPAKKVRLIITYPASTGRNFDEILRVIDSLQLTEHHKVATPGNWKSGDDVVIVPALQDAEEIARRFPKGYTIVKPYLRLTPDPRG from the coding sequence ATGAGCTTACGTCTAGGCGATGAAGCACCGGATTTTACGCAGGAATCCACTCAGGGCACCATCAATTTCCATCAATGGTTGGGTGATAGCTGGGGCGTATTATTTTCCCACCCCGCTGACTTCACTCCTGTATGCACCACTGAGCTTGGGCTAACGGCAAAATTAAAAGATGAGTTCAGCAAGCGCAATGTAAAAGCAATTGCACTCAGTGTTGATCCGGTGGATTCACATAACCGTTGGATTGATGACATTAATGAAACCCAATTAACCCAGGTGAATTTTCCGATTCTTGCAGATGCTGACCGTAAAGTGGCCACGCTGTATGACATGATTCACCCGAACGCCAACGCAACACTCACCGTGCGCTCACTGTTTATTATCGACCCGGCAAAAAAAGTGCGGTTAATTATTACTTATCCGGCCAGTACCGGGCGCAATTTTGATGAGATTTTGCGTGTGATCGATTCCTTGCAATTGACCGAGCATCACAAAGTTGCCACGCCGGGCAATTGGAAATCTGGCGATGATGTCGTGATTGTGCCTGCATTGCAGGATGCGGAAGAAATCGCACGTCGTTTCCCAAAAGGTTACACCATTGTAAAACCTTACTTGCGATTAACACCTGATCCACGCGGATAA
- a CDS encoding sulfite exporter TauE/SafE family protein has translation MTLIGLVILGATKLFGNSWGEGLETIETTLNDSMFWNALLVGLLAQIVDGALGMAYGLTSTSFLLATGASPAMASASVHMAEVFTTGISGVSHAKFGNVDKKLFLRLLIPGIIGGLLGAVVVTQIDGDTLKPFITVYLLLMGAYVLSKAFRKHIATRKGEAKHVAKLALLGGFVDTSGGGGWGPVVTTTLVGTGHDPRTTIGSVNFAEFFLTLTSAASLFILVDETIWHVVAGLIIGGLFAAPFAAYACKKFSTRTLLILVGLLISGISVFNLYKALAG, from the coding sequence TTGACCTTGATTGGCCTTGTCATCCTGGGGGCTACCAAACTCTTTGGTAACAGTTGGGGCGAAGGTCTGGAAACTATCGAGACCACACTCAATGACTCCATGTTCTGGAACGCATTACTCGTAGGTTTGCTGGCACAAATCGTCGATGGCGCATTGGGCATGGCCTATGGGCTGACTTCTACCAGCTTCTTGCTGGCAACCGGTGCCTCACCAGCCATGGCAAGCGCGTCGGTACATATGGCTGAAGTATTTACCACTGGCATCTCCGGCGTCTCTCATGCCAAGTTCGGCAATGTCGACAAAAAGCTGTTCTTACGCTTGTTGATCCCCGGCATTATCGGTGGACTGCTTGGCGCGGTCGTGGTAACACAAATAGATGGCGACACCCTCAAGCCATTTATCACCGTTTATTTACTGCTGATGGGCGCTTACGTACTGAGTAAAGCCTTTCGCAAACATATCGCCACGCGCAAAGGCGAAGCCAAACACGTTGCCAAACTTGCTTTGCTTGGCGGCTTTGTCGATACCTCTGGCGGTGGCGGTTGGGGCCCGGTTGTTACCACCACATTGGTCGGCACCGGCCACGACCCACGCACAACCATAGGCTCAGTTAATTTTGCCGAGTTTTTTCTGACCCTCACCAGCGCAGCTTCATTGTTCATTTTGGTGGATGAAACCATCTGGCATGTAGTGGCAGGCTTGATCATCGGCGGATTGTTTGCCGCGCCCTTTGCTGCCTACGCGTGCAAAAAGTTCTCCACAAGAACCCTGCTGATTTTGGTTGGCCTGCTCATCAGTGGTATTTCCGTGTTCAATTTGTACAAAGCCTTGGCTGGCTAA